Proteins encoded together in one Planctopirus ephydatiae window:
- a CDS encoding YybH family protein, whose amino-acid sequence MPRQFFFGLSLLCGMGAIVADAQSPTPVRVPAATTAKPAAAVQAAPENPELAAIRQTSAAFVEAFNKADAKGIAQLWAKEGEYVDESGQVTVGRLKIEELYQTFLASHPKMQIKVQIDSLRLLSDQTAIEDGRSMLSPSIPGAPAFSRYTAIHVKEGGSWKMASVRDLPTANPAARRQLADLDWLVGKWVAEEHGSVSESVFEWAAGRSFLKRTYTVTHPDRSVTSGIQIIGYSPLTEQIQSWNFGSDGSVAIGIWTSQPNGWAAAIRGLTVEGTPTFAVNVLTRIDDQAQSWKSIERRIGDVPLADTPEIILKRQPAPGK is encoded by the coding sequence ATGCCTCGTCAATTCTTCTTCGGTCTCAGTCTTCTATGCGGGATGGGCGCAATCGTGGCTGATGCCCAGTCTCCCACGCCAGTTCGTGTCCCCGCAGCCACGACAGCCAAGCCAGCTGCCGCCGTTCAGGCGGCTCCCGAAAATCCTGAACTTGCTGCCATTCGCCAGACATCAGCAGCCTTTGTCGAGGCCTTCAACAAGGCCGATGCCAAAGGGATTGCACAACTCTGGGCCAAAGAAGGCGAATATGTCGATGAGAGCGGCCAGGTGACGGTGGGGCGATTAAAGATCGAAGAGCTGTATCAGACCTTCCTGGCCTCACATCCCAAGATGCAGATCAAGGTGCAGATCGATTCCTTGCGACTGCTCAGCGACCAGACGGCCATTGAAGATGGTCGCAGCATGCTTTCCCCATCGATTCCTGGAGCTCCCGCCTTTTCTCGCTACACAGCAATCCACGTCAAAGAAGGTGGATCCTGGAAAATGGCGAGCGTGCGGGATCTTCCAACCGCCAATCCCGCAGCCAGGCGTCAACTAGCCGATCTGGATTGGCTCGTCGGCAAGTGGGTGGCCGAAGAACATGGTTCGGTCAGTGAATCTGTCTTCGAGTGGGCAGCCGGTCGCAGTTTCCTGAAGCGAACCTACACCGTGACCCATCCCGATCGTTCGGTCACTTCCGGTATTCAGATTATTGGTTACAGCCCATTAACCGAGCAGATTCAAAGCTGGAATTTCGGTTCCGATGGATCGGTCGCAATTGGTATCTGGACATCGCAGCCCAATGGCTGGGCAGCGGCTATTCGAGGGCTGACCGTCGAAGGGACGCCAACCTTTGCCGTCAATGTCTTAACACGCATCGATGATCAGGCCCAAAGC
- a CDS encoding DMT family transporter, with translation MSRSQQLTATTFSLTMLTVFLWAGNPVATSFSTDVLPPVAVSGIRFLLATIFMLGWCALERAPLALKSGQFRPVLIAGTLLALQIWTFTLGVAWSSSSHSSLLINSYVFFVVVCDHFVTRQYRLGYFAWGGFWLAMAGVTGLILSIETSEPKQKDLPTLAGDLVTLFSAFLFAAKLLYSKQALKVIGSTQLIFWHDVVAVVLFALLSFSTEHVEWHKISTSGWLALVYQGFLVGGLCFGLQTWLLKWHSASQIAIFSFLTPLMGIALASMLRGDQLTPAMGIAGACIAIGIVFVQLDQKSS, from the coding sequence TTGTCTCGCTCTCAGCAACTGACTGCAACCACCTTTTCGCTGACAATGCTGACAGTTTTTCTGTGGGCGGGAAATCCAGTAGCGACGAGTTTTTCGACAGATGTGCTCCCTCCTGTCGCAGTTTCGGGCATTCGTTTTTTATTAGCCACGATCTTTATGCTGGGGTGGTGCGCACTTGAAAGAGCCCCACTGGCACTCAAGAGCGGACAATTTCGCCCAGTGCTCATCGCGGGAACGCTGCTGGCACTGCAGATCTGGACGTTTACTCTCGGCGTTGCCTGGTCGAGTTCGAGCCACTCATCGCTGCTGATTAACAGCTACGTTTTCTTCGTGGTGGTCTGCGATCATTTTGTCACTCGCCAGTATCGCCTGGGCTACTTTGCCTGGGGCGGCTTCTGGCTCGCAATGGCAGGAGTCACGGGGTTGATCCTTTCAATCGAAACCAGCGAACCAAAACAAAAGGATCTGCCGACACTGGCTGGCGATCTGGTGACTCTCTTCAGTGCCTTCCTGTTTGCGGCAAAATTGCTCTACTCGAAGCAGGCACTCAAAGTGATTGGTTCAACGCAACTTATCTTCTGGCACGATGTGGTCGCCGTTGTGCTGTTTGCCCTGCTCAGCTTCAGCACAGAGCATGTCGAATGGCACAAAATCTCGACATCAGGCTGGTTGGCTCTGGTTTACCAAGGCTTTCTGGTGGGAGGGCTCTGTTTTGGATTACAGACATGGCTGCTCAAATGGCACTCGGCATCGCAGATTGCGATCTTCAGCTTTCTTACCCCGCTCATGGGGATTGCACTCGCCTCAATGCTGAGAGGCGATCAACTGACCCCGGCAATGGGGATTGCCGGCGCCTGTATTGCCATAGGGATTGTGTTCGTTCAACTGGATCAGAAATCGAGTTGA